From one Lycium barbarum isolate Lr01 chromosome 6, ASM1917538v2, whole genome shotgun sequence genomic stretch:
- the LOC132643763 gene encoding uncharacterized protein LOC132643763 gives MENLDYLGPKEVYSNLWIAYSGDQKSSWTKLKAMHNNIHDPWLVMGDFNAIMRVEDRIIGSEVQEYEVKDFRDFMLDTGMHELQTIGREYTWTNNHIYSIIDRALANATWMTSMNALNVQILEPGFSDHSPVCIRFNGQGSSGGKPFRFFNCMEEHVLFASTVEEY, from the exons ATGGAGAATTTGGATTATCTGGGACCCAAGGAAG TTTACAGCAATCTATGGATTGCATACAGTGGTGACCAGAAGAGCTCATGGACTAAATTGAAAGCTATGCATAATAACATTCACGACCCTTGGTTAGTTATGGGGGATTTCAACGCCATCATGAGGGTGGAAGATAGAATAATTGGTTCAGAAGTTCAGGAATATGAGGTGAAAGATTTCAGGGACTTTATGTTGGATACTGGAATGCATGAATTGCAGACTATAGGGAGGGAATACACTTGGACAAATAACCACATTTACAGTATCATTGATAGAGCACTTGCTAATGCCACATGGATGACCTCAATGAATGCGTTGAATGTCCAAATTCTAGAACCTGGGTTTTCAGACCATTCCCCAGTGTGTATTAGGTTCAACGGACAGGGCAGTAGTGGAGGCAAGCCTTTCAGATTTTTCAATTGTATGGAAGAACATGTTTTATTTGCTAGTACTGTTGAGGAATATTAG
- the LOC132600717 gene encoding uncharacterized protein LOC132600717: MNDSGASEQTGLGLVTVLRDEPEASGGGNDELIAQLIQQMANMQSEMDRLRNLTNLSITLNTPHHEQRTSTTIPPSFSPVDSPFPSNPPLHTVNPSTINSPPVLQQNSLQQTISQQSNPQPAIPAQINSQQTIPQQNDPQQSNPQQVNFQQVNPTPFTTPYIPQPPVIQTTSLAQNYQATQHISLAHTANHNTQYVPPVYVAEAQPFTIQLQAVQHPEVDHYKEMEREARAKADDNVAKEIRSLKEAVRSIQTHKGCEGLEYEDLCIHPDIEFPAGYKVPKFDMFDGKGNPRAHLRLYCDKLIGVGKDQAIRMKLFIRSLTGEALDWYTCQVLYPILTGLK, from the coding sequence atgaatgattcaggggcatccgaacagactggcttgggacttgtcACCGTTCTAAGAGACGAACCCGAGGCTTCGGGAGGAGGGAATGACGAACTCATCGCCCAACTGATAcagcaaatggccaatatgcaaAGTGAAATGGAccgactgcgaaatctcaccaacctatCTATTACCCTCAACACGCCTCACCATGAACAAAGAACAAGTACGACAATCCCACCATCATTTTCGCCTGTTGACTCGCCctttccctcaaaccctccacttCATACAGTCAATCCAAGCACCATTAATTCACCCCCTGTCCTACAACAAAATAGCctgcaacaaaccatctcacaacaatccAATCCACAACCAGCCATCCCAGCACAGATTAACtcacaacaaaccatcccgcaacaaaatgACCCGCAACAATCCAACCCACAACAAGTTAACTTCCAACAAGTCAATCCGACACCTTTCACCACTCCCTATATTCCTCAGCCTCCAGTTATCCAAACTACCTCACTtgcccaaaactaccaagcaactCAACACATATCATTGGCACACACCGCTAACCATAAcacgcagtatgtgccaccggtatatgtagcagaagctcaacctttcactatCCAATTGCAGGCCGTGCAACATCCAGAGGTTGACCATTATAaggagatggaaagggaagcCAGGGCGAAAGCAGACGATAATGTAGCAAAGGAGATTCGCAGTCTGAAGGAAGCAGTTAGAAGCATACAAACCCATAAGGGATGCGAAGGACTAGAGTACGAGGATTTATGTATTCATCCCGACATTGAGTTTCCTGCTGGATATAAAGTGCCGAagtttgatatgtttgatggaaaaggaaatcctcGGGCTCACCTGAGGTTGTACTGTGATAAACTCATTGGAGTGGGAAAAGATCAAGCCATCAGGATGAAGCTATTTATAAGGAGTTTGACGGGAGAAGCGCTCGATTGGTACACATGCcaagtgttataccccattttaaccgggttaaagtag